From Paenibacillus sp. V4I7, one genomic window encodes:
- a CDS encoding DUF4280 domain-containing protein, which yields MGNLVCGGAMLQCSFGAAPGTLMVLPANMVMTAMPIANIMDNKPMVNIMPFGMCNSMANPMVAAATAAALGVLTPMPCVPVTAAPWAPGSPTVLVANMPALNNTSKCMCNWGGVIQIQQPGQMTIQVP from the coding sequence ATGGGAAACCTCGTTTGCGGCGGAGCGATGCTGCAGTGCTCGTTCGGTGCAGCGCCTGGTACGTTAATGGTGCTTCCGGCGAACATGGTGATGACCGCTATGCCCATTGCCAACATTATGGATAATAAGCCGATGGTGAACATAATGCCGTTTGGGATGTGTAATTCTATGGCGAATCCGATGGTTGCTGCAGCAACGGCGGCTGCACTTGGAGTTCTGACTCCCATGCCCTGCGTACCTGTAACAGCTGCACCCTGGGCTCCTGGGTCACCGACCGTGCTTGTCGCGAACATGCCCGCTCTGAACAATACGTCCAAATGCATGTGCAACTGGGGCGGTGTCATTCAAATACAGCAACCAGGGCAAATGACCATTCAGGTGCCTTAA
- a CDS encoding stalk domain-containing protein, translating into MKLGLVLLLGASSIMAAGSGAEAATVKSLTMREAIDQGLKISPQLRDAKTDILKKKIELEQAQHAVKNEEAKASGLFAKPRNLGQELSTRLKVPEARKQLYIAQETLRQTTNTARFDVQKAYLAAYQDAVAEENARKKTEEAKTAVETVKKKRKFGLADSTEQEKADKALEKSLSEYKQAQLTAKSSRLALGKLLNLDMENKVQLSFEPDYADLNQKQLPAYIARAQKSTLSLLKDTEDRRLADEKLNTTRDLYSSKFGSARMKVMDGMYKAKDVDMELFLASYETTLSQVKKDWEGFFMLLGFIPIPKSLLQGEFDGLRYLDDLRDALPIATMEQNKALLQEKESRNAVIAAVRQSFLEAKEAEEGYAQALRDKDNAVANLDKANQKLKLSLMKTDELQAYKDTVIQADQQILSAQMGYKMALGKLDIDTGGAVERTLKKGILPYRDLDDGLAAVKPQKPKAPLGTWKLKPAVGPLLSDFSVTVNKKLGATEYAVFTKEGRAIGKRTKINKPVRNLSLKFSSIDQLKVVLYKKGKKIDELPLEGKGNSGQLVAATADDGTAGDSGSQSGGGTGENALGSAEEEKGLGTVIIGSYKVQLDALTPAAYNAAAATMTKSGQGIFYKSEEPGAVWIGMDNALDPSALTDPSSSAVLTKEAKAALKVTVEIMKPGAIASLETPAQLQQQIDTLKKDIVKLEAAKEAAVTDLKLNEIADLAVQLKDAEAQLGMLEALLKGDSQAALKQMELVNNPDALIAALSEEAAPPVEPGGEGTPGGAGPDAGNEASEDQLAEQAELQQQKLEQALAAGEPKAAAAQLQPLLATQAQLADAQTGASEGLASLKEAKLKLQAALSAAQQDPERVATLTRSLQAVDEAMQSLQKDALFAQLDAVQELLAALPPASAVQQQLEQQITKLLEQLQQQEKAKYTPEELQALAEISTTLADITEVDTSSGSDGSVGSVPSGSDSDPDSSLVPVTIQPISAENVLSPNIFIKFDVPPVIINGQAYLPIRSVSESFGAAVDWDQESLTVTVSTEICDHH; encoded by the coding sequence GTGAAGTTGGGACTTGTGCTGCTGCTAGGAGCCTCGTCGATTATGGCAGCGGGTTCGGGAGCCGAAGCTGCGACGGTGAAGTCTTTAACCATGCGGGAAGCTATCGATCAGGGTTTGAAAATAAGTCCGCAATTGCGGGATGCCAAGACCGATATTTTGAAGAAAAAGATAGAGCTGGAGCAAGCGCAGCATGCGGTTAAAAATGAGGAAGCTAAGGCTTCCGGACTATTTGCCAAACCTCGCAATTTAGGTCAGGAATTATCGACTCGTTTGAAGGTGCCTGAAGCACGCAAGCAGCTTTATATCGCGCAGGAAACATTGCGGCAGACGACGAATACTGCCCGATTTGATGTGCAAAAAGCTTATTTAGCAGCTTATCAAGATGCAGTGGCAGAAGAAAATGCACGGAAGAAAACGGAAGAAGCTAAGACAGCAGTGGAAACGGTGAAAAAGAAGCGGAAATTCGGTCTTGCAGATAGTACTGAACAAGAGAAGGCAGATAAGGCGCTGGAGAAGTCGCTATCTGAATATAAACAAGCGCAGCTAACGGCCAAATCTAGTCGTCTAGCACTGGGCAAGCTGCTGAATTTGGATATGGAAAATAAAGTTCAGCTTTCGTTTGAGCCGGATTACGCGGATTTGAATCAGAAGCAACTGCCTGCCTATATCGCAAGGGCTCAAAAGTCAACGCTAAGTTTGCTTAAGGACACGGAGGATCGGCGGTTAGCAGATGAGAAGCTGAATACGACGCGTGATTTGTACAGCTCTAAGTTTGGTTCGGCGCGAATGAAGGTCATGGACGGCATGTATAAAGCCAAAGATGTGGATATGGAGCTGTTCCTAGCTAGTTATGAAACGACACTTTCACAAGTGAAGAAGGATTGGGAAGGCTTTTTCATGCTGCTTGGATTCATTCCTATTCCTAAATCGCTGCTTCAAGGGGAGTTTGACGGGCTGCGCTATTTGGACGATCTCAGGGATGCGCTTCCGATCGCGACTATGGAGCAAAATAAAGCACTGCTTCAGGAGAAGGAAAGCCGGAATGCAGTCATTGCTGCGGTGCGGCAGTCATTTTTGGAAGCAAAAGAGGCCGAAGAAGGCTATGCGCAGGCTTTGCGTGATAAAGACAATGCGGTAGCCAATCTGGATAAAGCGAACCAGAAACTGAAGTTAAGTCTGATGAAAACGGATGAGCTGCAGGCTTATAAGGACACTGTCATTCAAGCTGATCAACAAATTCTATCTGCACAAATGGGTTATAAAATGGCGCTCGGTAAGCTGGATATAGATACCGGAGGAGCGGTCGAAAGAACGTTAAAGAAAGGTATCTTGCCTTATCGTGACCTTGATGATGGACTTGCTGCGGTTAAGCCCCAAAAGCCAAAGGCTCCCTTAGGAACCTGGAAGCTGAAGCCTGCAGTAGGCCCTCTGCTTAGCGACTTCAGTGTCACCGTAAATAAAAAGCTGGGCGCTACGGAGTACGCGGTGTTTACGAAAGAAGGCCGTGCTATTGGGAAGCGGACGAAGATAAATAAGCCTGTACGTAATTTATCGCTGAAGTTTAGTTCAATTGATCAGCTGAAGGTTGTGCTATATAAAAAAGGGAAAAAGATCGATGAACTACCTCTGGAAGGAAAAGGGAATTCAGGGCAATTAGTAGCTGCAACTGCCGATGATGGAACGGCTGGTGACTCAGGCAGCCAATCTGGTGGCGGCACAGGTGAAAATGCCTTAGGTTCAGCTGAAGAAGAAAAAGGGCTGGGAACCGTCATCATCGGTTCCTACAAAGTACAGCTAGACGCGCTAACCCCAGCAGCCTATAACGCAGCAGCAGCCACGATGACGAAGTCGGGGCAAGGGATTTTTTATAAATCGGAGGAACCTGGGGCGGTTTGGATTGGCATGGATAATGCCCTAGACCCTAGCGCGCTAACCGATCCAAGCAGTTCTGCTGTGCTGACGAAGGAAGCAAAGGCTGCTTTGAAGGTTACCGTCGAGATCATGAAGCCGGGAGCTATTGCTTCCTTGGAAACACCCGCACAGCTGCAGCAGCAGATCGATACGCTGAAGAAAGATATCGTGAAGCTGGAAGCGGCCAAAGAAGCGGCCGTAACGGACTTGAAGCTGAACGAGATCGCCGATCTAGCCGTTCAGCTGAAGGATGCAGAGGCCCAGCTCGGGATGCTGGAAGCGCTGCTGAAAGGCGACAGCCAGGCAGCTCTCAAGCAGATGGAGCTGGTGAACAACCCGGACGCGCTGATCGCAGCGCTGTCCGAGGAAGCCGCACCGCCGGTCGAACCGGGCGGTGAAGGCACTCCCGGCGGCGCAGGGCCGGACGCCGGAAACGAGGCCAGCGAGGATCAGCTGGCCGAACAAGCCGAGCTCCAGCAGCAGAAGCTGGAGCAAGCCCTCGCCGCCGGCGAGCCGAAAGCGGCAGCAGCTCAGCTGCAGCCGCTTCTGGCGACGCAGGCGCAGCTCGCGGATGCGCAAACTGGCGCATCCGAAGGCTTGGCTTCGCTCAAAGAAGCGAAGCTGAAGCTCCAAGCTGCGCTTAGCGCAGCGCAGCAGGATCCTGAGCGGGTCGCGACGCTGACCCGCTCACTACAAGCCGTCGACGAAGCGATGCAGTCGCTGCAGAAGGACGCGCTGTTCGCGCAGCTTGACGCTGTGCAGGAGCTGCTGGCAGCGCTGCCGCCAGCTTCAGCCGTGCAGCAGCAGCTGGAACAGCAAATAACCAAGCTGCTGGAGCAGCTCCAGCAGCAAGAGAAAGCCAAATACACGCCAGAGGAGCTGCAAGCTCTGGCTGAAATCTCAACCACCTTGGCTGACATCACAGAGGTAGACACAAGCTCTGGTTCTGACGGTTCAGTTGGTTCTGTGCCGTCTGGATCCGACTCTGACCCAGATTCCAGCCTAGTTCCTGTCACGATTCAACCCATTTCGGCAGAAAACGTACTTTCTCCCAATATTTTCATCAAATTCGACGTTCCGCCTGTTATAATAAACGGGCAGGCCTATTTACCTATAAGATCCGTATCCGAATCGTTCGGTGCGGCCGTTGATTGGGACCAAGAAAGCCTTACCGTAACGGTAAGCACGGAAATATGCGACCATCACTAG
- a CDS encoding stalk domain-containing protein, producing the protein MDGPSLLLAGRTYVPLRFISESLGLQVDWHAPTQIIQISN; encoded by the coding sequence ATCGATGGACCTTCTTTGCTGCTCGCAGGAAGGACCTATGTTCCACTAAGGTTCATTTCCGAGTCCCTAGGACTTCAGGTCGACTGGCATGCACCAACTCAAATCATTCAGATTTCTAATTAA
- a CDS encoding adenylate/guanylate cyclase domain-containing protein encodes MKKSIAALLLVLLLLGAAGTYLSLNRDSFTLWPFNKSMPFDGLSKAVSDHQNNLFVIDNAKKTIHKLNSQGVLQFSITSETGKNGEVYRFNDMAVDDQGYLYTIRTLLDPYGIAVKSEQIVRYKPNGQFDRSLFTEEYDSQTKRYRLGSLRNVQVREGMVYFFNDEVQQLALYQAPVGEASSSEPKSVYTIKLPENKYVSEADGYKPGEIYYSTRSGEIYRAFSDGHSELVYPLPGLDRTRRNFPESLHLDNQGRLTFIDFNSKSISRLDPKQPYIIEGLVNEDKAKASGVELAFDATNSSIAQDGSLIIVESAQINRRLSDGTITPSLVEALYSEATKTKAIILWSIAIAGILLLLYAIKIVFFNLLQRRLPLMMKQIFILVPVIAVSMILLSTVIYTSFSKKMEEETFSELLLLAKNGQNLIDGDKLESLTSPLDYNGTIYQSFRKKIQSVFDNNEQDDNQGFYKAVYKYENSVIYRILEDDDGMHMFNPFLQTPENQQVVLQGKPAKGQWQDFSGEWRYAIAPIFNSAGKIVGVFETSKNLDGILKHRQTVLQSIIRNIAFISIGLLLVLFLMTYVLLSSIRKLRNSVGEIAKGNWDAVVTINTRDEVSDLGDSVNTMAARIRDYITKVENFSQSYYRFVPQQFLRFLNKESILDVELGDQVEQNMSILIFNIRGFYQLSKRLSPEENFNFVNSFLKRFGPYVRNHQGLMNKYLGAGFMALFPNQADEALRASIEMRKELDIYNSHRAKVGYKPVDFGIGLHKGPLRLGIIGEEQRLEGNVISDGVNLATMLEKMTEPLGASILITDYVVQSLEQPAGFHYRNLGLIQVEGVKEPLHLFDVYQGDPDTIRALKDKTKALFEQAVTYYQVGRFYDAREAFLMVIKQNRQDKAAQLYFYICDEYFQNGTTAEWNGTLSVS; translated from the coding sequence ATGAAGAAATCAATCGCGGCATTGCTGCTCGTACTGCTGCTTCTGGGTGCTGCCGGTACTTATCTTAGTCTAAACCGGGATAGCTTCACGCTATGGCCCTTTAACAAAAGCATGCCCTTTGATGGTTTATCGAAGGCTGTCTCTGATCATCAAAACAATTTGTTCGTGATCGATAATGCCAAAAAAACCATTCACAAGCTGAACAGCCAAGGTGTTCTACAATTCTCCATCACAAGTGAGACGGGGAAGAACGGGGAAGTGTATCGCTTTAATGATATGGCTGTCGATGACCAAGGCTACCTCTATACCATTCGTACACTGCTTGATCCTTACGGCATTGCGGTCAAATCCGAGCAGATTGTTCGTTATAAGCCTAACGGACAGTTTGATCGCAGCTTGTTTACAGAAGAATATGATTCACAAACGAAACGATACAGACTTGGATCCTTACGAAATGTCCAGGTTCGTGAAGGTATGGTGTACTTTTTCAACGACGAGGTTCAGCAATTAGCCTTATATCAGGCCCCTGTAGGAGAAGCTTCATCCTCCGAGCCCAAGTCCGTTTACACGATTAAACTTCCGGAGAATAAATATGTGTCCGAGGCAGACGGCTACAAGCCAGGGGAGATTTATTATTCAACGCGCAGCGGAGAAATTTATCGTGCTTTTAGTGATGGACACTCCGAGTTGGTTTATCCGCTTCCCGGTCTTGACCGTACAAGACGTAATTTTCCGGAGAGCTTGCATTTGGATAATCAGGGACGGCTGACTTTCATCGATTTCAACAGCAAATCAATCTCCAGACTTGATCCCAAGCAGCCCTACATCATCGAAGGTCTTGTGAATGAGGATAAAGCCAAAGCTAGCGGCGTGGAGCTTGCCTTCGATGCAACGAATAGCAGTATCGCTCAAGATGGCAGCCTCATTATTGTAGAATCAGCTCAAATTAATCGCCGTCTTTCGGATGGAACCATTACCCCCTCCCTCGTAGAGGCGTTGTATAGCGAAGCCACGAAAACAAAGGCCATTATTCTTTGGTCTATCGCTATAGCAGGAATTCTACTTCTGCTGTATGCAATCAAAATCGTTTTCTTTAACTTGCTGCAGCGTCGTCTCCCTCTCATGATGAAACAAATTTTTATTTTAGTACCGGTTATTGCGGTTTCGATGATTCTTCTCTCTACTGTCATTTACACTAGCTTCTCGAAGAAAATGGAAGAAGAAACCTTCAGTGAGCTTCTCTTACTGGCTAAAAACGGTCAAAACCTGATTGATGGCGATAAGCTAGAGAGTCTTACTTCACCTCTGGATTACAATGGGACTATTTATCAATCGTTCCGTAAAAAGATTCAATCTGTCTTTGACAATAATGAGCAAGATGATAATCAAGGCTTTTACAAAGCGGTTTATAAATACGAGAACAGCGTCATTTATCGTATTTTGGAAGATGATGACGGGATGCATATGTTCAATCCTTTTCTACAAACACCCGAGAATCAGCAGGTCGTGCTTCAAGGGAAGCCAGCCAAAGGCCAATGGCAGGATTTCTCCGGTGAGTGGAGATATGCGATTGCCCCTATTTTTAATTCAGCGGGTAAAATTGTCGGTGTTTTCGAAACAAGTAAAAACTTGGACGGCATCCTCAAGCATCGCCAAACGGTACTCCAATCGATCATTCGCAACATTGCTTTTATTTCGATAGGCTTACTGCTCGTTCTCTTTCTGATGACTTATGTGCTGCTCTCTTCGATTCGTAAGCTTCGCAATAGCGTTGGGGAGATTGCCAAGGGCAACTGGGATGCGGTTGTTACGATAAACACAAGGGACGAAGTGTCAGACCTAGGCGACAGTGTCAATACGATGGCTGCTCGCATTCGGGATTATATCACCAAAGTAGAAAACTTCAGCCAATCCTACTATCGCTTCGTGCCGCAGCAATTTCTGCGTTTTTTGAACAAAGAAAGCATACTGGATGTCGAGCTTGGCGATCAGGTGGAGCAAAATATGTCCATCTTAATTTTCAATATCCGAGGCTTTTATCAACTGTCCAAAAGGCTTTCGCCGGAAGAGAACTTCAACTTTGTGAACTCATTTCTTAAAAGATTCGGACCTTATGTGCGCAATCATCAAGGTCTCATGAATAAGTACTTAGGAGCGGGCTTCATGGCGTTATTCCCGAATCAAGCAGATGAAGCGCTGCGAGCCTCTATTGAGATGCGTAAAGAACTGGACATCTACAATTCTCATCGAGCCAAAGTTGGTTATAAGCCTGTTGATTTCGGCATTGGTTTGCATAAAGGACCGCTTCGACTAGGGATCATTGGTGAGGAGCAGCGTTTGGAAGGCAATGTGATTTCCGACGGGGTTAATTTGGCAACCATGCTGGAGAAAATGACGGAACCGCTAGGGGCATCGATTCTCATTACCGATTATGTGGTTCAATCGTTGGAGCAGCCTGCCGGCTTCCACTATCGCAATTTGGGATTGATTCAGGTTGAAGGGGTGAAAGAGCCGCTTCATCTGTTCGATGTGTACCAGGGTGATCCGGATACGATTCGAGCTCTGAAGGATAAAACCAAAGCTTTGTTCGAGCAAGCCGTAACGTATTACCAGGTAGGCCGTTTCTATGATGCTCGTGAAGCGTTCTTAATGGTTATTAAGCAAAATCGCCAAGATAAAGCAGCACAGCTGTATTTCTATATTTGTGATGAATACTTCCAAAACGGTACAACAGCAGAGTGGAATGGTACATTATCTGTTTCTTAA
- a CDS encoding GNAT family N-acetyltransferase, translating to MHVQELVMEKDALRITDFYLSSDSFDDQRHTPGELDHFRNAPLLSLTQRNHRHWFIENESGEIIAVTSCKENEHQSGGFLWDYLAVHREYRRHGFAKILFQALETFARLAEGRYILTYTCDLPEYQPIQKMFTANGFELIGTYPNYYYEGEARLAFYKPLLNNK from the coding sequence ATGCATGTACAAGAATTAGTAATGGAAAAGGACGCATTGCGAATTACAGATTTCTATTTGTCTTCGGATTCTTTTGATGACCAGCGGCATACACCGGGAGAGCTTGATCATTTCCGCAATGCTCCCCTGCTAAGCTTAACGCAGCGCAATCATCGTCATTGGTTTATTGAGAACGAATCAGGTGAGATTATTGCGGTTACCAGCTGCAAGGAAAATGAACATCAATCCGGAGGATTTCTGTGGGATTACTTAGCTGTACACCGCGAGTACCGCAGACATGGCTTTGCGAAGATATTATTCCAAGCGTTAGAGACGTTCGCTAGGTTAGCGGAGGGACGATATATACTTACCTATACCTGTGATTTGCCAGAGTATCAACCCATCCAAAAAATGTTTACAGCGAATGGTTTTGAATTAATCGGCACTTATCCGAACTACTATTATGAAGGTGAAGCCAGGCTGGCTTTTTACAAACCACTGTTAAACAACAAATGA
- a CDS encoding cyclic nucleotide-binding domain-containing protein codes for MGLRTEDIRKLWMMLPIFYFSGIAESLNYTAFMALFNQRFGVQYLPYIYIVEAAIMPLEGWLLAKLANRLPKAKMMTTLYLIMMGLLLLNGAVLLGFKLGGIDFRYYYPILFLSSNFVVRQLTLLLWSTAFDLCPTQQAKRLMPVFIASTTTGGITAGLIAHQIGKLLGTEAVYALAPVLMVFGFIFFRKALARYLVPLTLKEDKRLKDLGTSGAGGEAQQPAGYYAKQMLRSPFLLCAIALMTLMPAVYFMIEYQYFTVAESKFPKEGDLTSFYGLITAIQFTICLLLQTVSTRLMNWLGASNMLLAITVIFLGGFGLTALFLNQSLGLVMVSGSYAIFYILLYYIAEPCYQLFFKMMPIGKRDGYRYFAQGVAASGGILIGSLLSLLHSFGLIQLSPLAWVGVVAAAILVVVAWYGRNLYIRELVKSVQSLHADLSDIAGSFIGGIRSSKALASMLGYLKHPNDYVRELALEVIGKAKDSAFLPQLIGMIGEESSRIRIAVLRAMNLQGATIQDLVQVASFLEDEDPEVRAESVKLISKATHLKSQSHFFIRVKLLDNHPKVVHEGVKALYALESEESYQACDEAIIKMLDNGGEWAVYGCHTVADLKLDSYSAWVLSLLDDHRPAVKVAAAHCMGKLQQVDAIPRLLSMVPLADQELRKAILEAFVDMGAKALPALLNGVNHVNPFIWNSAVTALAELLDESKLRSELVDRCVSRMLASTQERALPAALQELGMQGLAELANQRCGELHNALVGGAWAVMAKFVDERVVTTLREATQDESDEVRDNALEVLAEGLGDRRLALALLELLKKETVRSSVARTEPLLILQEAKFWSDDWLRDIAVYALSSLERADMKEDRRFLTMLDKVIFLKQVSLFADLSVDELGLIAGIATEEVHEDLTYLLRRGERNAAMYLIIEGNVELSNETGIGETVTIGVLGPKQAFGETTALDGSPSSITAQVIFDEVRVLTLQGESLSRLVRLYPEIGIGLLHASSARVRLLENMLLKMA; via the coding sequence ATGGGACTGCGCACAGAAGATATTCGGAAGCTATGGATGATGCTACCGATCTTTTATTTTAGCGGGATTGCTGAATCCTTGAACTATACCGCGTTCATGGCGCTTTTTAACCAAAGATTCGGTGTGCAGTATTTACCTTATATCTATATCGTAGAAGCGGCAATCATGCCTCTAGAGGGCTGGCTCTTAGCGAAGCTGGCGAATCGTCTGCCCAAGGCCAAAATGATGACTACGCTCTACCTAATCATGATGGGATTGCTGCTCCTCAATGGTGCGGTGCTGCTTGGATTTAAGCTTGGCGGCATTGATTTCAGGTATTACTACCCGATTCTGTTCTTGTCTTCCAACTTTGTCGTGAGGCAGTTGACGCTGCTGCTTTGGAGTACGGCCTTTGATCTATGTCCTACTCAGCAGGCCAAAAGGTTAATGCCGGTGTTCATCGCTTCGACGACGACCGGCGGTATTACGGCAGGCTTGATCGCCCACCAAATTGGTAAACTGCTAGGTACCGAAGCGGTGTATGCGCTTGCTCCAGTGTTGATGGTGTTCGGCTTCATCTTTTTCCGCAAAGCGTTGGCACGGTATTTGGTGCCCTTGACTTTGAAAGAAGACAAACGATTGAAGGACCTTGGAACTTCTGGAGCGGGTGGAGAGGCACAGCAGCCTGCTGGCTATTATGCGAAACAGATGCTGCGCAGCCCGTTCCTGCTTTGCGCCATTGCTTTGATGACACTTATGCCTGCGGTTTATTTTATGATCGAGTATCAGTACTTCACGGTTGCTGAGAGCAAGTTCCCCAAGGAAGGCGATCTAACCTCATTTTATGGATTAATTACCGCTATTCAGTTCACGATCTGCTTGCTTCTACAAACCGTGTCTACCCGCTTAATGAACTGGCTGGGCGCGAGCAATATGCTGCTGGCGATTACGGTTATCTTTCTTGGCGGCTTTGGACTTACTGCTTTGTTTTTAAATCAATCGCTGGGGCTCGTGATGGTATCCGGCTCTTATGCCATTTTTTATATTCTGCTGTATTACATTGCGGAGCCGTGCTATCAGCTCTTTTTTAAAATGATGCCTATCGGAAAACGCGACGGCTATCGTTATTTTGCTCAGGGTGTGGCTGCTTCGGGCGGGATCTTAATCGGTTCGCTGCTATCCTTACTGCATTCGTTTGGTCTCATTCAGCTGTCCCCTCTTGCCTGGGTAGGTGTAGTTGCAGCGGCTATTCTCGTCGTTGTGGCTTGGTACGGAAGGAATCTGTACATACGTGAGTTGGTCAAAAGTGTGCAGTCCTTGCATGCGGATCTATCGGATATTGCTGGCTCCTTTATCGGGGGCATTCGCAGCTCCAAAGCTTTGGCCTCCATGCTCGGCTATCTGAAGCATCCGAATGATTATGTGCGAGAGTTGGCGCTCGAAGTGATTGGTAAAGCGAAAGATTCCGCTTTCCTGCCGCAGTTGATCGGAATGATTGGTGAAGAAAGCTCAAGAATCCGCATTGCTGTGCTGCGGGCGATGAATTTGCAAGGGGCAACGATCCAGGATCTCGTGCAGGTGGCTTCATTCTTGGAGGACGAGGACCCTGAGGTACGTGCTGAGAGTGTGAAGTTGATTTCAAAGGCAACGCATCTCAAAAGCCAATCGCATTTCTTCATTCGTGTTAAGCTGCTAGATAACCATCCGAAGGTTGTACACGAAGGCGTTAAGGCACTTTATGCGCTGGAAAGTGAAGAAAGCTATCAAGCCTGTGACGAGGCGATTATTAAAATGCTCGATAACGGTGGTGAATGGGCCGTTTATGGCTGTCATACCGTCGCTGATCTGAAGCTTGATTCCTATTCAGCATGGGTGTTATCGCTGCTCGACGATCATCGTCCTGCTGTCAAAGTTGCGGCTGCGCACTGTATGGGTAAGCTTCAGCAGGTGGATGCAATTCCCCGCCTCTTGTCGATGGTGCCACTCGCAGATCAAGAGCTGCGCAAGGCCATTCTCGAGGCTTTCGTAGATATGGGGGCTAAGGCCCTGCCAGCATTGCTGAACGGCGTGAATCATGTGAATCCGTTTATATGGAATTCGGCGGTTACAGCGCTTGCTGAGCTGCTGGATGAAAGTAAATTACGTTCAGAGTTAGTTGACCGCTGCGTTAGTCGAATGCTTGCTTCCACGCAGGAACGCGCTCTACCGGCTGCTCTTCAAGAGCTGGGGATGCAGGGGCTTGCTGAGCTTGCTAATCAGCGCTGCGGGGAGCTTCATAATGCGCTGGTAGGCGGTGCGTGGGCTGTAATGGCCAAGTTCGTAGATGAACGTGTGGTGACGACACTCCGCGAAGCGACTCAGGACGAGAGTGATGAGGTTCGTGATAACGCTTTGGAAGTTCTTGCTGAGGGACTCGGCGATCGCAGATTGGCCCTGGCACTGTTGGAATTATTAAAGAAAGAGACTGTGAGAAGCAGTGTAGCAAGAACGGAGCCGCTTCTCATTTTGCAAGAAGCTAAGTTTTGGTCGGATGATTGGCTTCGAGATATTGCTGTTTATGCACTAAGTTCACTGGAGCGTGCCGATATGAAGGAAGATCGTAGGTTTTTAACGATGCTGGATAAAGTTATTTTCTTGAAGCAGGTCTCCCTATTCGCGGACCTGTCCGTGGATGAACTAGGTTTAATTGCAGGGATTGCAACGGAAGAAGTACATGAGGATCTTACTTATTTATTGCGCCGTGGTGAGCGGAATGCAGCCATGTATCTCATTATTGAAGGCAATGTTGAACTGAGCAATGAGACAGGTATTGGGGAGACTGTAACGATTGGTGTACTAGGACCGAAGCAAGCGTTCGGCGAAACGACGGCATTAGACGGATCGCCTTCCTCGATTACAGCGCAAGTGATTTTCGATGAGGTGCGTGTGCTCACTTTGCAAGGGGAAAGCTTGTCTCGGTTAGTGAGATTATATCCAGAGATCGGGATTGGGCTGCTTCATGCTTCTAGTGCCAGAGTGCGGCTGCTCGAAAATATGCTTTTGAAAATGGCTTAA
- a CDS encoding ATP-binding protein: protein MSNDLKELERLGVFLRDLSETMGMDDHTLYQVNLVCDELVTNIILYGYPPGETRMHTIRIDVGRVPGGWELRMTDRGVPFNPLLKSSPTVDQSLDDRGIGGLGIYFVKQVMDDIVYERLNEENVLMMKKWRIKEEGIS from the coding sequence TTGAGCAATGATCTGAAGGAACTGGAACGGCTAGGTGTATTCTTGCGAGACTTGTCGGAGACGATGGGCATGGATGACCATACGCTATACCAAGTGAATTTAGTCTGCGACGAGCTTGTGACGAACATCATTCTCTATGGCTATCCGCCTGGTGAAACCCGTATGCATACGATCCGAATTGATGTGGGGCGTGTCCCTGGTGGTTGGGAGCTTCGAATGACAGACCGCGGAGTGCCATTCAACCCTCTGTTGAAGTCAAGTCCGACTGTGGATCAGAGCTTGGATGATCGAGGGATTGGCGGTCTCGGTATCTACTTTGTGAAGCAGGTTATGGATGATATTGTGTATGAACGCTTGAACGAGGAAAATGTTCTAATGATGAAAAAATGGCGAATCAAGGAGGAGGGAATATCATGA
- a CDS encoding STAS domain-containing protein yields the protein MIITEQMQGEITLLSLNGRLDANTSASLESAFAKLVEQGKGKFVFDLQGLDYVSSAGLRSLLSAAKMIKVIQGKLALARMNEHVKDVFDMSGFSRIFSIYETEADAIHAIS from the coding sequence ATGATAATAACCGAGCAAATGCAAGGTGAAATCACGCTGCTGAGCTTAAACGGCCGACTGGATGCGAATACATCCGCGAGCTTGGAATCGGCTTTTGCCAAACTAGTCGAGCAGGGGAAGGGCAAGTTCGTGTTTGATCTTCAAGGTCTTGACTATGTCAGCAGTGCAGGGCTCAGAAGCTTACTTTCAGCAGCCAAAATGATTAAGGTAATTCAAGGCAAGCTGGCGCTAGCACGAATGAATGAGCATGTGAAGGATGTTTTCGACATGTCGGGATTTAGCCGTATTTTCTCGATTTATGAGACAGAAGCGGATGCCATCCATGCGATTTCTTAG